Proteins co-encoded in one Rudaeicoccus suwonensis genomic window:
- a CDS encoding MFS transporter, with protein sequence MSTPNAAASMTSTPREQRLQRSWYWYDWANSAYATVTATVLFAPYLTSIANLAACPGQSSDQTCHTNISVLGIGVAPGSLVPYTLTVSTIISAIVLIFIGALADRSTHPVRFLGGFTAVGATAAAAMVFIGGTNWQLGVILAIIANLCLGGSLIVYAAIMCRITPPDDRDRVSSKGWSYGYLGGGLLLAATLVLLTVHTALGLSTAAAVRVTFLVAGLWWAGFATIPLRGLRELRGVPVASSRRLGAGFGQLRSTFAGLKEYPQTRRFLFAYLFYNDGIQTVIVAASLYGTKQLKFSDSQMVITILLVQFIAFGGALGFGRLAYRHGAKRLIYSSLYLWTAVVCIAFFLPERQFLLWLLLAVAIGLVLGGSQALSRSLYSGLVPVGRESEYFSLYQAMERGTSWLGTLVFGLVYQLFHDYRLSIVALVVFFGVGAVLLRGVQVREGIITAGNTPPQVV encoded by the coding sequence GTGAGCACCCCGAACGCGGCCGCCTCGATGACCTCCACGCCGCGCGAGCAGCGACTGCAACGTAGTTGGTACTGGTACGACTGGGCGAATTCGGCATACGCGACTGTGACCGCGACGGTGCTGTTCGCGCCATACCTGACGTCGATCGCGAACCTTGCGGCGTGCCCGGGGCAGAGCAGCGATCAGACCTGCCACACCAACATCTCGGTGCTGGGCATCGGCGTCGCACCCGGGTCACTGGTGCCCTACACCCTCACCGTCTCGACGATCATCTCGGCGATCGTGTTGATCTTCATCGGCGCTCTCGCCGACCGCTCGACCCATCCGGTTCGTTTCCTCGGCGGATTCACTGCAGTCGGTGCGACGGCCGCCGCGGCGATGGTCTTCATCGGTGGCACGAACTGGCAGCTGGGCGTGATCCTGGCCATCATCGCCAACCTCTGCCTCGGCGGCAGCCTGATCGTCTATGCAGCGATCATGTGCCGCATCACGCCGCCGGACGACCGTGACCGCGTCTCTTCCAAGGGCTGGTCCTACGGCTACCTCGGCGGCGGGCTGCTGCTGGCAGCAACCCTCGTGCTGCTGACGGTCCACACCGCGCTGGGCCTGAGCACCGCAGCGGCGGTTCGGGTGACCTTCCTGGTCGCGGGCCTCTGGTGGGCCGGCTTCGCGACCATCCCGCTGCGCGGGCTGCGGGAGTTGCGCGGCGTGCCCGTCGCCAGCAGTCGCCGACTGGGCGCCGGCTTCGGCCAGCTGCGGTCCACCTTCGCGGGCTTGAAGGAGTATCCGCAGACGCGCAGGTTCCTGTTCGCCTACCTGTTCTACAACGACGGGATCCAGACGGTCATCGTGGCGGCGAGTCTCTACGGCACCAAGCAGCTGAAGTTCAGCGACAGCCAGATGGTGATCACCATCCTGCTGGTGCAATTCATCGCGTTCGGTGGCGCACTCGGCTTCGGTCGACTCGCCTACCGGCACGGCGCCAAGCGGCTCATCTACTCCAGCCTCTATCTGTGGACCGCCGTTGTCTGCATCGCGTTCTTCCTGCCCGAGCGCCAGTTCCTGCTCTGGCTGCTGCTCGCGGTCGCGATCGGTCTGGTGCTCGGCGGCAGCCAGGCGCTGAGCCGCTCGCTCTACAGCGGACTGGTGCCGGTCGGGCGCGAATCGGAGTACTTCAGCCTCTATCAGGCGATGGAGCGCGGCACCAGTTGGCTTGGAACCCTGGTGTTCGGTCTGGTCTACCAGTTGTTTCACGACTACCGGCTGTCGATCGTCGCGTTGGTTGTCTTTTTCGGAGTTGGCGCGGTCCTGTTGAGAGGTGTACAGGTTCGTGAGGGCATCATCACCGCCGGAAACACCCCGCCACAGGTGGTGTGA
- a CDS encoding MFS transporter, producing the protein MSGTSLPRPALGVPSIARLVGFLVCVELTSGVLQGFYTPIYTNIAQHLSMHVADVNWFEAGQLVVSAIALPVLARMGDLIGHRQVLLLTGAVTALASWGVAVAPSFTTFLIAWSLQGFYAVWLPMEVSIIHGRTAGTGQNARLTRKATARLVAALEAGVIVGALASGALISVLPITVVLSIPAVFVTACVAVVWFGVEAAPPTDRGRLDLRGFAAITGIIALLMGGLILIRLHGVTDVTGWVLGLVAVVLLIPFSRLQLRTDDPLVDIRLISRRDQWPVQLTAFLSGMSVLGAQIPLSTFARTDPKVTGYGLNASASFVSVLIGCYVITMVVGALGFPYAARKLTPRGSLVTASVLVAVGYAGWIVLHTGLTEAVVNMCVIGVGSGGLVAALPATAAAAAPADRTGFATGMTNTTKTLGGALASSIFAIALASTGMKDTDSSTGHSPLSGYITVWAVCAGTALLAAGALLLVPRTAFADTSEVLDDTSDESPAVAG; encoded by the coding sequence GTGAGTGGCACGTCGCTGCCGCGCCCCGCTCTGGGCGTCCCGTCGATCGCACGCTTGGTCGGTTTCCTCGTCTGTGTCGAGCTCACCAGCGGCGTGCTGCAGGGCTTCTACACCCCGATCTACACCAACATCGCCCAGCACCTGTCGATGCACGTGGCCGACGTCAACTGGTTCGAGGCCGGGCAGTTGGTCGTCAGTGCGATCGCGCTTCCGGTGCTCGCACGCATGGGCGACCTCATCGGCCACCGGCAGGTGCTGCTGCTGACCGGCGCCGTGACAGCGCTCGCGTCGTGGGGTGTCGCCGTGGCACCGAGTTTCACGACGTTCCTGATCGCCTGGTCGTTGCAGGGGTTCTACGCGGTCTGGCTGCCGATGGAGGTCTCGATCATCCACGGTCGCACCGCCGGCACCGGGCAGAACGCACGGCTGACCCGCAAAGCGACAGCACGACTCGTAGCCGCCCTCGAAGCCGGCGTCATCGTCGGTGCACTGGCCAGTGGCGCTCTCATCTCGGTGCTGCCGATCACCGTGGTGCTCTCGATCCCCGCTGTCTTCGTCACCGCCTGCGTCGCGGTCGTGTGGTTCGGCGTCGAAGCCGCACCGCCGACCGATCGTGGCCGACTCGATCTGCGTGGCTTCGCGGCGATCACCGGCATCATCGCGTTGCTCATGGGCGGGCTCATCCTCATCCGGTTGCACGGGGTGACCGATGTGACCGGCTGGGTGCTGGGGCTGGTCGCCGTGGTGCTGCTGATCCCGTTCAGCCGGCTGCAACTGCGCACGGACGATCCTCTTGTCGACATCCGGCTGATCAGCCGCCGGGATCAATGGCCGGTTCAGTTGACGGCATTCCTGTCCGGTATGTCGGTGCTGGGTGCTCAGATACCGCTGTCGACCTTCGCGCGCACCGATCCCAAAGTCACCGGCTACGGCCTCAACGCATCAGCATCCTTCGTGTCGGTGCTGATCGGCTGCTACGTCATCACGATGGTCGTGGGTGCACTCGGATTCCCATACGCAGCAAGGAAACTCACGCCGCGCGGCAGCCTGGTGACCGCCAGTGTGCTCGTCGCCGTCGGGTATGCCGGATGGATCGTGCTGCACACCGGTCTGACCGAAGCGGTGGTCAACATGTGCGTCATCGGTGTGGGCTCCGGTGGTCTGGTCGCGGCGCTGCCCGCGACGGCTGCCGCCGCAGCGCCTGCTGACCGCACCGGCTTCGCCACCGGCATGACCAACACCACCAAGACCCTGGGCGGCGCGCTCGCCTCGTCCATCTTCGCGATCGCGCTCGCGTCAACCGGGATGAAGGACACCGACTCCTCCACCGGCCACTCCCCTCTGTCGGGGTACATCACCGTGTGGGCGGTGTGCGCCGGAACCGCTCTGCTGGCAGCCGGAGCCCTGTTGCTGGTCCCTCGCACCGCCTTCGCGGACACCAGCGAAGTCCTCGATGACACATCCGACGAATCACCGGCGGTGGCAGGCTGA
- a CDS encoding M20/M25/M40 family metallo-hydrolase — protein sequence MPNVKVLAAGVVAASSVAAVVTAVRGYRPLDELGTPATRPPDFDDLRDRAARTLQRVVRIPTVSYVDEGVADGAAFDALHDALREEFPLLHERLTLTRIGDHGLLFHWAGASAAQPLVLMAHQDVVPIDDETPWQQPAFDGAVDGDVIWGRGTLDDKGALIAICEAAELLLAQDFTPAQDVYLSFGANEEVSGDCAAQAVAELSRRGVTPWLVLDEGGAVAGEAFPGVDGPVAVVGVSEKGVTDVELRVTGAGGHASMPPRMGTTARLARAISRLENHPFTRAMPEPTVQMIDRVGRHSSGAVRLALALTHGRRRLLAAAFDRLGPETSAMTRTTMAVTRLRGAPGHNVLASTATAGVNVRVMLGESVADAVAHITKVVDDDQVEVVLLSGSEPSPLSPTSGPAWEHVTGAIQTVFPEAVATPYVMMAATDSRFFTEICSNVYRFAPFRMSRVQRESIHSVDEHLHLDALAEGVWWFRELIERLPA from the coding sequence ATGCCGAATGTGAAAGTGCTCGCCGCGGGTGTGGTCGCCGCGAGTTCGGTGGCGGCCGTGGTCACCGCGGTGCGGGGGTATCGCCCCTTGGATGAGCTCGGGACACCCGCCACCCGTCCGCCGGACTTCGACGACCTGCGTGATCGGGCCGCCAGGACCTTGCAGCGTGTCGTCCGGATCCCGACCGTGTCGTATGTCGATGAGGGTGTCGCCGACGGGGCCGCCTTCGATGCCCTGCACGATGCGTTGCGCGAAGAGTTCCCGCTCCTCCACGAGCGTCTGACTCTCACCAGGATCGGCGATCACGGCCTGCTGTTCCATTGGGCCGGTGCCAGTGCCGCGCAGCCGCTCGTGCTGATGGCTCATCAGGACGTCGTCCCCATCGACGACGAAACCCCCTGGCAGCAACCGGCATTCGACGGTGCTGTCGACGGCGACGTCATCTGGGGTCGTGGCACCCTCGACGACAAGGGCGCGCTGATCGCCATCTGCGAAGCTGCGGAGCTGCTGCTTGCGCAGGACTTCACACCGGCGCAAGACGTCTACCTGTCCTTCGGGGCCAACGAGGAGGTCTCGGGCGACTGCGCGGCGCAGGCGGTCGCGGAGTTGAGCCGGCGTGGGGTCACGCCGTGGCTGGTGCTCGACGAGGGTGGCGCTGTCGCCGGCGAAGCATTTCCCGGCGTCGACGGGCCTGTCGCCGTCGTCGGAGTGAGCGAGAAGGGCGTCACCGACGTCGAACTGCGGGTCACCGGTGCCGGCGGACACGCGTCGATGCCCCCGCGGATGGGCACGACTGCCCGATTGGCCAGAGCCATCAGCCGATTGGAGAATCACCCGTTCACGCGGGCGATGCCCGAGCCGACAGTTCAGATGATCGACCGCGTCGGTCGCCACTCGTCCGGTGCCGTGCGGCTGGCTCTCGCATTGACCCACGGCAGGCGACGACTGCTGGCGGCGGCCTTCGATCGGCTTGGACCCGAGACATCCGCGATGACCCGCACCACCATGGCCGTCACCCGGCTGCGTGGTGCGCCCGGTCACAACGTCCTGGCGAGCACGGCGACCGCCGGGGTCAATGTGCGGGTGATGCTCGGCGAAAGCGTGGCCGACGCGGTGGCTCACATCACCAAGGTCGTCGACGACGACCAGGTCGAGGTGGTGTTGCTGTCCGGGTCCGAACCGAGCCCGCTCTCCCCCACCTCCGGTCCTGCGTGGGAGCACGTGACGGGTGCGATCCAGACAGTCTTTCCCGAGGCGGTGGCAACGCCATACGTGATGATGGCGGCAACTGACAGCCGGTTCTTCACCGAAATCTGTTCCAACGTCTATCGATTCGCGCCCTTCCGGATGTCCCGGGTGCAGCGTGAGAGCATTCACAGCGTCGACGAGCACCTGCACCTCGACGCTCTCGCCGAGGGCGTGTGGTGGTTCCGCGAACTCATTGAGAGGCTGCCCGCGTGA
- a CDS encoding FAD-binding oxidoreductase, whose amino-acid sequence MQKITRRSAVIGTAGIAATAAVAVVHRDDIATAGGWRSSTARPTRADWTAFAKTVSGPVDLPGTSEYSSSKLLFDTRYDGSAPVAVLGVHSAHDIAQAMAFAGRFNLQVTARSGGHSYVGASAQNGTMVLDIRALQSVDYNSANGLATIGSGVGLYQAHNALLPYGRTFPTGTCPTVGAAGLTFGGGLGVASRAHGLTCDQLQSATLVLPNGETVTADGSHNSDIFWALRGGGGGNIGIATSLTYRTHQATSKGIFSLYFASADATRMVTGWSTWSEGAPRSQWAGVHIDADGNGAITPSILGVTEAGYERSAAAALIGAIGAEPVSTQYQEMSYANSILYLGGGTTSKRQGFAGGSDVLAAVTADTADAIVGAVAARSRAGSTASALLDPLTGAVGDVAPTGTAFPWRRHSASIQWYCNVAASSGYASAYNWINSAHRDVTKFSVGGYVNYLESRMPASRYYAGNRARLAQVRQSHDPARRIYSGLLV is encoded by the coding sequence ATGCAGAAGATCACTCGCCGCTCCGCCGTGATCGGTACCGCCGGAATCGCAGCAACAGCCGCGGTCGCAGTCGTGCACCGTGACGACATCGCCACTGCTGGTGGGTGGCGCTCCTCCACGGCGCGACCGACCCGCGCGGATTGGACTGCCTTCGCCAAGACCGTCAGCGGCCCGGTCGACCTGCCCGGCACCAGCGAGTACTCCTCGTCGAAACTGCTCTTCGACACCCGGTATGACGGCTCTGCACCCGTCGCAGTGCTCGGTGTGCACAGCGCCCACGACATCGCCCAGGCGATGGCCTTCGCCGGACGTTTCAATCTTCAGGTCACCGCCCGCTCCGGAGGTCACTCATACGTCGGCGCCTCCGCTCAGAACGGCACCATGGTGCTCGACATACGTGCCCTTCAGTCGGTCGACTACAACAGCGCCAACGGCCTGGCGACGATCGGCTCGGGCGTCGGTCTCTACCAGGCGCACAATGCCCTGCTCCCCTACGGACGCACCTTCCCCACCGGCACCTGCCCCACGGTCGGAGCGGCCGGACTCACCTTCGGTGGTGGGCTCGGTGTCGCTTCACGAGCCCACGGCCTCACCTGCGACCAGTTGCAGTCGGCCACCCTGGTCCTGCCGAACGGTGAGACCGTCACCGCCGACGGCTCTCACAACAGCGACATCTTCTGGGCGTTGCGCGGGGGCGGCGGCGGCAACATCGGGATCGCCACCAGCCTCACCTATCGCACCCACCAGGCGACCTCGAAAGGAATCTTCAGCCTCTACTTCGCCAGCGCCGACGCGACCCGCATGGTGACCGGCTGGTCCACCTGGTCTGAGGGTGCACCGCGCAGCCAGTGGGCCGGTGTCCACATCGACGCCGACGGGAACGGCGCGATCACGCCGAGCATCCTCGGGGTGACCGAGGCGGGCTACGAGAGGTCCGCCGCCGCGGCGTTGATCGGCGCGATCGGTGCGGAACCGGTGTCAACGCAGTACCAGGAGATGAGCTACGCGAACAGCATCCTGTACCTCGGCGGCGGAACGACGTCGAAACGACAGGGTTTCGCCGGTGGCTCTGACGTTCTCGCGGCCGTCACGGCAGACACCGCGGACGCCATCGTCGGTGCGGTCGCTGCGCGTTCGAGGGCCGGCAGCACCGCGAGCGCTCTGCTGGACCCACTGACCGGTGCGGTCGGTGACGTCGCTCCCACCGGCACAGCCTTCCCGTGGCGCCGCCACAGTGCCTCGATCCAGTGGTACTGCAATGTTGCTGCCAGTTCCGGGTACGCCTCGGCATACAACTGGATCAACAGCGCCCACCGCGACGTCACGAAGTTCTCCGTCGGCGGCTACGTCAACTACCTCGAGAGCCGTATGCCGGCGAGCCGTTATTACGCGGGGAACCGCGCCAGGCTGGCGCAGGTGCGGCAGTCGCACGACCCCGCGAGGCGCATCTACTCCGGCCTGCTCGTCTGA
- a CDS encoding DsbA family oxidoreductase: protein MLVDIWSDVACPWCYIGKRRFEAGLREFTHRDDVEVVWHSFQLDPTLPPHYDGSEVDYLVERKGMPRDKVLQMTGQVAAQAEAEGLHYDFDRLVVANSLPAHHLLHLAAKHGVADAVKEDLLSAHFEQGIDIGDPEALVAIGAAHGLDAADVRNALQDSMIRQSVEDDFAAARAYGIQGVPFFVIDGKYGLSGAQPAATFTQVLDEAWRAEHPLEVRGDSAQVCGPDGCAI, encoded by the coding sequence ATGTTGGTCGACATCTGGTCAGACGTTGCGTGTCCGTGGTGCTACATCGGCAAGCGTCGCTTCGAGGCAGGGTTGCGCGAGTTCACGCACCGCGACGATGTCGAGGTGGTGTGGCACAGCTTCCAGTTGGACCCCACCCTTCCGCCGCACTATGACGGCTCCGAGGTCGACTACCTCGTCGAGCGCAAGGGGATGCCTCGTGACAAGGTGCTCCAGATGACCGGCCAGGTCGCTGCGCAGGCGGAGGCGGAGGGACTGCACTACGACTTCGACCGACTCGTCGTCGCAAACAGCCTGCCGGCTCACCACCTGCTGCACCTGGCGGCGAAGCACGGAGTCGCAGACGCAGTCAAAGAGGATCTGCTGTCAGCACACTTCGAACAGGGCATCGACATCGGCGATCCGGAGGCGCTCGTCGCGATCGGTGCCGCGCACGGCCTCGACGCCGCAGACGTGCGAAATGCCCTGCAGGACAGCATGATTCGGCAGTCGGTCGAAGACGACTTCGCGGCGGCGCGGGCCTACGGCATACAGGGCGTTCCTTTTTTCGTAATCGACGGGAAGTACGGTTTGTCCGGAGCGCAGCCCGCAGCTACCTTCACCCAGGTGCTCGACGAAGCGTGGCGTGCGGAGCATCCGCTGGAGGTGCGCGGTGACTCGGCGCAGGTCTGCGGCCCGGACGGCTGCGCAATCTGA
- a CDS encoding ATP-binding cassette domain-containing protein — protein sequence MSRTPLRHPADSHDVIQVVGAREHNLKGVSLQLPKRRLTVFTGVSGSGKSSLVFGTIAAESQRMINETYSAYLQVFMPSQTRPDVDVLAGLTTAIVVDQERLGANPRSTVGTATDTGAMLRILFSRLGEPNIGSPQAFSFNVSSMSGAGAVTMERGGETVKERRSFSVTGGMCTRCEGRGSVTDIDLTQLYDDSLSLDDGALKIPGYSMDGWFGRIFRGCGFFPTDKPIRRFTKRQLHDLVRKEPTKIKVDGINLTYEGLIPKITKSMLSKDVEALQPHIRAFVERAVTFAVCPECDGTRLSELARSSRIDGTNIAEVCAMQITDVQTWLAGIDEPSVTPLVEALRQTLDGFVRIGLGYLSLDRPAGTLSGGEAQRVKMIRHLGSALTDVTYVFDEPSIGLHPHDLQQLNALLLQLRDKGNTVLVVEHKPETIAIADHVVDLGPGAGTAGGEICFEGNVAELQRSRTVTGRHLADRTAVKPSVRTSSATMTVRGADLHNLKDVDVDIPLGVLTVLTGVAGSGKSSLIDGYVAGRDGVVCVDQTPIKGSRRSSPATYAGVLDPIRKAFAKANGVKPALFSANSEGACPVCKGAGVIYTDLAMMAGVASTCEECDGRRFQASVLEFTLGDRNISQVLAMSVDEAAGFFGAGPAKTPAAARVLQHLAEVGLGYVSLGQPLTTLSGGERQRLKLATHLGEKGGVLVLDEPTTGLHLADVDQLLRLLDTLVDAGTSVIAIEHHLAVMAHADWIIDLGPGAGHDGGTVVFEGTPAELATAGSTLTGQHLASYLAGRQPANAREV from the coding sequence ATGAGCCGTACCCCACTCCGCCATCCCGCTGACAGTCACGACGTGATCCAGGTCGTCGGTGCCCGCGAGCACAACCTGAAGGGCGTCAGCCTGCAGTTGCCCAAGCGGCGGCTCACGGTGTTCACCGGGGTGTCCGGATCGGGCAAGAGTTCGCTGGTCTTCGGCACGATCGCAGCCGAGTCGCAGCGGATGATCAACGAGACCTACAGCGCCTACCTGCAGGTCTTCATGCCCTCGCAGACCCGGCCGGACGTCGATGTCCTCGCGGGACTGACCACGGCGATCGTTGTCGACCAGGAGCGGCTCGGGGCCAACCCGCGTTCGACCGTCGGGACGGCGACCGACACCGGGGCCATGCTGAGAATCTTGTTCAGCCGGCTTGGCGAGCCGAACATCGGCTCACCGCAGGCATTTTCGTTCAATGTCAGCTCGATGAGCGGCGCCGGAGCAGTCACGATGGAACGCGGCGGCGAAACGGTCAAGGAGCGGCGCAGCTTCAGCGTCACCGGCGGCATGTGCACACGATGCGAGGGCCGTGGCTCGGTGACCGACATCGACCTGACCCAGCTGTATGACGACAGCCTGTCGCTGGACGACGGCGCCCTGAAGATTCCCGGCTACAGCATGGACGGCTGGTTCGGGCGCATCTTCCGCGGCTGCGGGTTCTTTCCCACCGACAAACCGATCCGCAGATTCACCAAGCGGCAACTGCATGACCTGGTGCGCAAGGAGCCGACGAAGATCAAGGTCGACGGCATCAACCTGACGTATGAGGGGCTGATCCCGAAGATCACCAAGTCGATGCTGTCCAAGGACGTCGAGGCCCTGCAGCCGCACATCCGTGCCTTCGTCGAGCGCGCGGTGACCTTCGCGGTGTGCCCGGAATGCGACGGGACCAGGCTGAGCGAGCTGGCCCGCTCCAGCCGGATCGACGGGACCAACATCGCGGAGGTCTGCGCGATGCAGATCACCGACGTGCAGACCTGGCTGGCGGGCATCGACGAGCCGTCCGTGACACCACTGGTCGAGGCGTTGCGCCAGACCCTCGACGGATTCGTGCGCATCGGGCTGGGCTACCTGTCGCTGGATCGACCCGCCGGCACGCTGTCGGGTGGGGAGGCGCAACGCGTCAAGATGATCCGCCATCTCGGTTCGGCACTCACCGACGTCACCTATGTCTTCGACGAACCGAGCATCGGCCTGCATCCACACGATTTGCAGCAGCTGAACGCTCTGCTGTTGCAGTTGCGCGACAAGGGCAACACCGTGCTGGTCGTCGAACACAAGCCGGAGACGATCGCGATCGCCGATCATGTCGTCGACCTCGGCCCGGGAGCGGGAACAGCGGGCGGTGAGATCTGTTTCGAGGGGAACGTTGCCGAGCTGCAGCGCAGCCGGACCGTGACCGGTCGCCATCTCGCCGATCGCACGGCCGTGAAGCCGTCGGTGCGCACGTCCTCGGCGACGATGACCGTGCGCGGTGCGGATCTGCACAACCTCAAGGACGTGGACGTCGACATACCGCTCGGCGTGCTCACGGTGCTGACCGGTGTCGCAGGGTCGGGCAAGAGCTCGCTGATCGACGGTTACGTGGCCGGCCGCGACGGCGTGGTGTGCGTCGACCAGACTCCGATCAAAGGCTCGCGACGCAGCAGCCCTGCGACATACGCCGGGGTCCTCGATCCGATCCGCAAGGCGTTCGCCAAGGCCAACGGCGTCAAACCTGCTCTGTTCAGTGCAAATTCAGAAGGTGCCTGTCCGGTGTGCAAGGGAGCGGGGGTGATCTACACCGATCTGGCGATGATGGCCGGCGTCGCCTCGACGTGTGAAGAGTGCGACGGCCGGCGCTTCCAGGCGTCGGTGCTGGAGTTCACCCTGGGCGACCGGAACATCAGTCAGGTGCTGGCGATGTCGGTCGACGAGGCGGCTGGATTCTTCGGCGCCGGTCCGGCGAAGACACCGGCCGCGGCGCGAGTCCTGCAGCACCTGGCCGAGGTGGGACTGGGCTACGTCAGCCTCGGGCAACCGCTGACCACCTTGTCCGGCGGCGAACGGCAACGTCTGAAGCTCGCGACGCACCTGGGCGAGAAAGGCGGGGTTCTTGTGCTCGACGAACCGACGACCGGACTGCACCTCGCCGACGTCGATCAGTTACTGCGACTGCTGGACACCCTGGTGGATGCGGGCACATCGGTGATCGCCATCGAGCATCACCTGGCGGTGATGGCGCATGCGGACTGGATCATCGACCTCGGCCCGGGAGCCGGACACGACGGTGGCACCGTGGTTTTCGAGGGCACACCCGCTGAACTCGCGACTGCCGGGTCCACCCTGACCGGTCAGCATCTGGCGTCATACCTGGCAGGCCGCCAGCCGGCGAACGCCCGAGAGGTATGA